One Pyrus communis chromosome 13, drPyrComm1.1, whole genome shotgun sequence genomic window carries:
- the LOC137712514 gene encoding cytochrome P450 71AP13-like: MALLHLVKEPSLVLGFSFLILLLKFIFKDKSGKRKLKLPPSPPKLPVIGNLHLLRNKPHISLRSLAEKYGPLIYLQLGEIPTVVVSSARVAKEVLKTHDLALSSRPQIFSAKHLFYNCTDIAFSPYSAYWRHIRKICVLELLSAKRVQSYSHVREEEVARLVCRVAESYPGTTNLTKILGLYANDVLCRVAFGRGFSEGGDYDRHGFQKMLEEYQELLGGFSIGDFFPSMEFIHSLTGMKSRLKETFRRFDELFDQMVTDHLNPNREKEKHKDLVDVLLDVQKSESAEIPLTMDNVKAIILDMFAAGTDTTFITLDWGMTELLMNPKVLGRAQAEVRGVVGERRVVLESDLPQLDYLKAVIKEIFRLHPPAPVLVPRESMEDVSIDGYDIPAKTRIFVNAWAIGRDPESWENPETFEPERFMGSTIDFKGQHYELLPFGAGRRVCPGITFGTATTELALAQLLHSFDWELPPGTTSKDLDLAEVFGITMHRIADLIVVARPRFP, from the exons ATGGCTCTTCTTCATTTGGTAAAGGAACCGTCTTTGGTACTTGGATTCAGTTTCCTCATATTGTTGCTCAAGTTTATCTTTAAGGATAAGTCAGGGAAAAGAAAACTCAAACTTCCACCAAGCCCTCCGAAGCTGCCTGTCATCGGTAACCTTCACCTGCTCAGAAACAAACCTCACATATCTCTTCGCAGCTTGGCAGAGAAGTATGGTCCGCTAATTTACTTACAACTTGGTGAGATCCCAACTGTGGTGGTTTCATCGGCTAGAGTAGCCAAGGAAGTACTGAAAACCCATGACCTTGCACTATCAAGCCGTCCACAAATCTTTTCTGCCAAACACCTCTTCTATAATTGCACAGATATTGCCTTCTCCCCTTACAGCGCTTATTGGAGGCATATCCGTAAGATTTGCGTACTTGAGCTACTAAGTGCCAAACGTGTGCAATCTTATAgccatgttagagaagaagAAGTTGCTCGTCTGGTTTGTCGGGTTGCAGAGTCTTATCCGGGCACCACCAATCTGACCAAGATACTTGGATTGTATGCAAATGATGTTCTCTGTCGAGTAGCATTTGGAAGGGGTTTTTCAGAAGGTGGAGACTATGATCGGCATGGGTTCCAAAAGATGCTCGAGGAATACCAGGAATTGCTTGGAGGATTTTCTATTGGAGATTTCTTCCCTTCCATGGAGTTTATACACAGCTTAACAGGAATGAAATCGAGACTTAAAGAGACCTTCCGGCGCTTTGATGAACTTTTCGACCAGATGGTGACTGATCATCTCAATCCCAACAGAGAAAAAGAGAAGCACAAGGATCTCGTAGATGTTTTACTTGACGTACAGAAAAGCGAATCTGCTGAAATACCTCTCACCATGGATAATGTCAAGGCTATTATCTTG gaCATGTTTGCTGCAGGAACTGACACAACTTTCATCACCCTCGATTGGGGAATGACAGAGCTTTTGATGAACCCCAAAGTACTGGGAAGAGCGCAAGCAGAAGTACGAGGAGTTGTCGGAGAAAGAAGAGTCGTGTTAGAGAGTGATCTGCCTCAGCTGGACTACCTGAAAGCTGTCATCAAAGAGATATTTAGATTGCATCCACCTGCTCCAGTACTAGTCCCTAGAGAATCCATGGAAGATGTAAGCATTGATGGGTATGATATTCCAGCCAAAACAAGAATTTTTGTCAATGCCTGGGCAATAGGGAGGGATCCGGAATCTTGGGAAAATCCAGAAACGTTTGAACCAGAAAGATTCATGGGTAGCACTATAGACTTCAAGGGGCAGCATTATGAGCTTTTACCTTTCGGGGCTGGTAGAAGAGTTTGTCCAGGTATTACGTTCGGAACAGCAACCACTGAGCTTGCTCTAGCTCAACTTCTGCATAGCTTTGATTGGGAGCTTCCTCCAGGTACTACATCTAAAGATTTGGACCTGGCAGAAGTTTTTGGTATCACAATGCACAGGATAGCCGATCTGATTGTTGTCGCCAGACCACGGTTTCCCTGA